The Balneola sp. genomic sequence TGGATGGGAAACGCGCAGATTTTGAAGCATTACCACATAGCTAATACATTAGTCGAATAACATATTTTGCATAAGCTAAGGGTATTATTTTTTTGGGGGGCTTTTTTTGTATTGCTGTGTTCAGGCTCATTGCTTGCTCAGGAGATCAAACCGAATACGCGTGTATCAGTCTCCCTGATTGGCCATATGGTTATTCAACCAGGAATCCAGGTTGGTTCTGAGTTTTTTTTAGACGATCCCATTCTTGAAAACCCGGATAGGCAGAAAACCCGATATATCAGTGTTGAACCTAAGTTAGGATACTTTACACGATATAATCTCACAAAGAACTTCTTGGCACAAACAGAAGTGGGGATTTTAACGATCAAAGAAAAACGACGCGTTAACTATAAAACCTCGGTAAGTCTTGGCTATTTGTTAGAATCCAAAACAACTTCTTTTTCGGTGAATCTTGGTACGGGATCAAAATCAAACGAAGAAACAGAAACAAACCACTTCTTCCTCCCTTCCATCAACCAGGAAATTATTGGCTCACTAGGAGGTAACAACTTTTGGTTTAATAAATACTCTCTGGGAAAACGATTTGGTACTTCTACAAACTCCATGACTTTTTTCGTCGAACTCGGAATTAAATTTAGTATATGATGAGTGATTCTATTTCCAGAAGAGAACTTCTAAAAAAAGCCTCCATCTTTGGAGCAGGTTCGCTCTTTTTACCTGCTTTTCTTTCTTCCTGTGATGATAGTGTCTCTTTTTATGAGGAATTCGATGTCAACTTTTCAGGAGATGTGCTTGTAATTGGCGCAGGTACTGCCGGGTTAATGGCTGGCCATGTACTCAATCAGTATGGAATTGATTTCCAGATCCTGGAAGCGTCCTCAGTATTTGGAGGAAGGGTGAAAAAAATAGATAGTTTTGCTGATTTCCCGATCGATTTAGGTGCCGAGTGGATTCACACTGACCCCTCAATACTGGCTACTTTGCTAAATAACCCTGATGAAACGGCTAATATCGACATCATCAATTATTCCCCATCCGAGCTATACATCTGGAAAAATGGAAAACTCAGAAAGAGAAACTTCTTCACAAATTTCTATGCAGAATGGAAGTTCAAAAGTTCTACCTGGTTCGATTACCTCGAAGATTACATTGTTCCAGGGATATCAGGTCGAATTATCTATAACAGCCCGGTTACTGAAATCGATTATTCCGGAAACAGGGTAAGAGTTACTACCAATGAAAGTACTGTATATGAAGCAGATCGGGTTATTGTAACTGTTCCACTCACGATTTTGAAGAAAAACCTGATCGATTTTGTACCGTCTTTCCCTTCCGAAAAAACAGCTGCAATGGAGAAGGTAGATATGCCGGATGGAATAAAAGTTTTTATGGAATTCTCAGAGCGCTTTTATCCGGAAATGCTATTTGACAGAGGACTTATCGTAGATACCTTAGACGGGGAAAAACTCTACTATGATGCTACTTTCGGTAAGGATACCGACCGAAATATCTTTGCTCTTTTTACTGTAGGTGAACCAGCAACCGTTTATGCTCAATTCGAAAATGATGCTGATCGCATAGCGTACATTCTGAATGAGCTTGACGAGATTTTTGGGGATGATGCCAGCAGAACTTATATCAAACATGTTACTCAAAACTGGTCAGCTGAGCCTTATATACAAGGTTCATATACTCACTATGATGATTACTCCGTTCAATCAACGCTGGTTGAACCTATTGATAATAAGATCTTTTTTGCAGGAGAAGCTTACCCGGAAGATTCTTCTACAGTTCACGGTGCAGGACAATCGGCTTATGAAGCTGTCAGATTAATTCTTGAAAATGGATAATCACTCCGGCCTGATTTCTAACATCCGAAGGTATGTTTCCTTTTCTCGTGATGAGGCACAACGAGTAATAGATATCGCTCATCCTAAACAGATTAAAAGGAAAACATTGCTTGATGAACCTGGCAAAGTTTCTAATTTCAGGAATTATGTGGTAAGCGGTGCTTTTCGTTCTTATTTCATTGATGATGAAGGCAAGGAGCATACGGTCCAAATTGCTGTTGATGATTGGTTCATAAGCGACTTCTATAGTTATGTGACAAGGACTCCTGCTATTCTTTTTGTAGAAGCACTAGAAGATTCTACTATCCTCCAAATGCATTACGATGATATAGAACCTCTTTGCAAGGAGATACACTCGCTAAGTGAATATTTCAGAGCTTCAACAGAACGAGCCTTTGCCTTTTCCCGAAATCGTGCTCTATCCAATCTTTCAAAAACAGCTGAAGAACGGTACGATGAGTTTCTTAATCGCTACCCTAATATCATCGACCGGGTACCGCAATACATTGTAGCCTCTTATCTGGGGATGAGCGCTGAGTTCCTAAGTAAAATCCGGGCAAAGAAAGCCGGAATTTCTTGAACTAGTTCAAGAGAGAGCTTTACACCTGGATTTATCTTAACAGTCATCCTGAGCATACTTGCGAAGGATCTTATTGAGTCACCACCCGTTTAGATTCTTCGGCGGTAGCCTCAGAATGACATTAACAAATAATCTTCATTCATCATGAACAACAGAACCTGGTTTATAACCGGCATATCCAGTGGATTAGGTAAAGCACTTGCAAAAGCTGTAATCGAATACGGAGACTACGTAATAGGTACCTTCAGAAGGCAAGAGCAAGTCGACGAATTCAATAAACTCTATCAAAATAAAGCTAAAGCTCTGCTACTGGATATCACCAATCACCATCTAATTGAAGCAAGCTTTAATAGGCTTAAAGAAACCAATACCCGTATCGATGTTTTAGTAAACAATGCAGGAGTAGGTTTTGCCGGTGCTATCGAAGAAACTTCTACAGAAGAAACCCGGAAAGTATTTGAAGCAAATTTTTTTGGAGCATTAAAGACTACCCGGGAAGTACTGCCAGTTATGAGAGCGCAGAAGTCAGGGCATATTATTCAAATCTCTTCCCATGGGGGTATTAAAGCCTTTGCTGGCTTTGGTATCTACAACGCCAGTAAATTTGCCCTTGAAGGGTTCAGCGAAGCGTTAGCACAGGAAACCGCTCCATTAAACATAAAAGTAACTATGGTTGAGCCAGGTCCGTTTAGAACAGAGTTCGCAGGTACAGGATTAGGCCTTGCAGAAACCGTTATTGAAGACTATTCCGAAACAGCGGGAATATTTCGCAATAAGCTTAAAGGAGTACATGGCCAGCAAGAAGGAGATCCGGATAAAGCAGCCCACGCTATTATTGATATGGTTAATTTAGAGCACCCACCTCTTCGATTACCTTTGGGCAGGATTCCCTTAACTACCATTCAAATGAAGCTGGATAGTGTTCAAAAAGATTTAGATGAGCAACGTTCTGTAGCAGAATCCGTGGTCTTTTAGAGATATTGAATGAGAATAGAAAATCATGAGGTATGAAGTGCCGATCTTCATGTCTTTGCGATCCCGACGAAGGTCGGGAGAAGCAATCTCGATGAGTTTGCCAACTTCTTCGAGATTACTTCGTGGCTAGCTCCTCGCAGATTGGAACTATGTTTCAGGTTCTCTTTAACCAAAAAAAGCCCCGATGGTTATATCGGGGCTCAAAATTAGTTAGTTAGAAAGCCAGCCTTAAAGTTCGCTTTCTTCGTCCGCTTTACGCTTGTCGCGCAGCTTCTTGATTGCATAAGCACCTCCAGCTGCTGCCAGCAGTCCAAGGCCTCCATCAATTGGAGCCTGGTTTGGAGCTCCCGGAAGACCCGGCTGAGCTATCGCTAGTTCCGTAACAAATAATATGAGTGCGGTAAGAGTAAATAATATTCGTGTTTTCATAGTCTTGGTCCTTATAAGCATCTTTGCGAGCGATAGCGAAGTAATCTCGACATGTTTGCCTGCCTTCCGAAGTTTCATACGGAGGACAGGCCACGATCGCGCTTCACTCGCTCTTGCAAGGATAATCAATTTATTTAATTAATGTCATTTTTCTAGTAAAAATTTGTCCACCTGCTTCTAAGCGGTAAATATACATGCCACTGGCTGCTCCTGAAGCATCCCAGCTTACATTATAACTTCCCGCGGTCTTGGTCGCATTGACCAGCTCCGCTACTTTTTGTCCCATCAGGTTGTATACATTCAACGTTACTTTGCCCATAGAGGCTACTGTGTAGTTGATTGTGGTAGATGGGTTAAACGGATTCGGGTAGTTTTGCTCCAGCTCGAAGGCGATAGGTTCATCACCCGTCTCGTTGCTCACTGAAGTCGTATTAGGAGTAATGGTGATCGCAAAGCGGATACCATCTTCACTCTTTGACTTCTGAGCCTGAGCAACCGCTCCGGTCAAAATACTTAGTGGGTTTACTTTCTCGCTGCTTTCAGAAGTAGCTTCGAAGGTGTAGCTGGTCTCAGCCCTCATATCCACATTAGTACCCACTTCATAATCGTGGAACATAAGCTCCCAGTTTTCAGGGATACTCTCTAATCCACTCCAATCAAGAGTAAACTCGCCACTCACTCCTACTAATTGCTGCTCCATGTTAATGGTAGTTTCTTCAGTCAGATCGTAAGGGAGAGACTCAACCGCTTTTAAGATATCGTTAGATTTGAATGCCATGGTTGAATAGGTACCAGCCATTGGGATCAACTTGGTTGCATCAGCTCTGTCAAATTCTTCGGTTGCGTATCCTCTGAAGGCTAAACGAATCGCTTCGTCGAAGCTATTCTCGGAAGAAAGCGTGAACGAGATATCTGCTTTGTTATATAACTCTTTAGAGAAAGAAGTACCCGTAGTATCAGATGAAGTTTTTCCAGAAGTAGGAAAAGAGATACTGGTTACAGAAGCATCTGAAGTCTCTACCCAAAAACCTTGCCATGGAGAAATAATATACCCACTACTTGCTGTTCTATCCTCAGCAGAATAAGAGCCGGAAGCATCATCCCAAAAACTAATGTTATCTGAGATATCTCCCCCTGTAGCTGAAATTGAATTGGTATTGTAATTAGTAGCGAAAGGATTTCCTACTAAGGTAAAACGATTTGCAGCGCCATTATATAGTGTCACACTAACATCAGAGGATGGTTCAGTACCAACAACATCAAGCGTAATTGGTAGCTCAGTACTACTTGCATCTGTATTGTCAAAGAAATAAACGGCCAATCCATACCCATCTGTCAAAGTACTTGCATCAGAGGAGATTGCTTCAAAGGAACCTGTGTCATCGTAGGTATAGATAGTAGCACTATCGGTATCCGAAGTAAATTGAGCACCAAGGCCGTCATCAGAAATATCCGCACCTGTAGCACTAGTTTTAGGAATACTTAATAATCTCCAACCTGCATCACCGGAAATATCTTGTTCTCCATCTAGTTGACCAGGAGTCGCATCAGATTGAGTTCCTGTGATAAAGGTTTGACTTCCAACAGGAAACTGAAAATCTCTAGCCGACCCAACACCATTGGTTGTTGAATCAATAGCAGAACCTGATTGCTGTAGTACCCATCTTCTACCCGTTCCGAAAAAGGCACTTGAAGATCCTTCAGAAAAGTTGGTGTTTGATTGTAAGGTACCCCATTCCGTTTCAAACTCAGATTCCGTAGCTCCTCTTGAAATAATTAAGAAGCCATTTGCCGGAATAGTTGTAGAACCAGTAAAATTCTCGATATCGAAGGTAGTTTCTAAAGTGGTACCAGTATTATCATACATTAAGAGATCTGCGGTAGAAAGAGTAACCGCATCAGATCCAGAATTATAAAATTCAATGAACTCAGCATTAAAGTCGGTATCAGCGTCAGCTACTTCTGTAATAAAAACGGAACCAACAGAAGGAGAAACAGTGGTAGAAATTGTGATTGTACTAGAAGTAGCACTTGTAAGCCCCGAGGAAGTAACAGTTACCGTATAGTCATCAGCAGTATCAAAGGATATGTCACTAAAAGTAGCTACCCCACTTGAAGCGGATACAGGAGAAGTACCGGATAGATTTCCTGATCCAGAATTTACAGCAATTGAGACACTGGCCGAACTGTTAAGATCAACTGAATCATCAGCTCTTTGAATCTCCACAGTAAATTCACTTATCGATTCAGATGTAGCTCCACTTGTTGGAAAATTTTGAATAACTAGTTTAGTTGCTGCCTCTAGTACAGTAAATGTTGAACTGGTTCCAGCCGTAAGACTTCCCCCAGTATTTGTAGCAGTTATAGAAACACCTGATTCCGCAGTATCGTAGGTTACACCTGAAATTGTAACAGAATTACTTCCAGATGAGATAGTTCCCGTTAACGTTCCTCCAAGATTACCATTTCCCGTAGCTAGTGATAATGTTACTGAAGTA encodes the following:
- a CDS encoding FAD-dependent oxidoreductase; translated protein: MMSDSISRRELLKKASIFGAGSLFLPAFLSSCDDSVSFYEEFDVNFSGDVLVIGAGTAGLMAGHVLNQYGIDFQILEASSVFGGRVKKIDSFADFPIDLGAEWIHTDPSILATLLNNPDETANIDIINYSPSELYIWKNGKLRKRNFFTNFYAEWKFKSSTWFDYLEDYIVPGISGRIIYNSPVTEIDYSGNRVRVTTNESTVYEADRVIVTVPLTILKKNLIDFVPSFPSEKTAAMEKVDMPDGIKVFMEFSERFYPEMLFDRGLIVDTLDGEKLYYDATFGKDTDRNIFALFTVGEPATVYAQFENDADRIAYILNELDEIFGDDASRTYIKHVTQNWSAEPYIQGSYTHYDDYSVQSTLVEPIDNKIFFAGEAYPEDSSTVHGAGQSAYEAVRLILENG
- a CDS encoding Crp/Fnr family transcriptional regulator, with product MDIAHPKQIKRKTLLDEPGKVSNFRNYVVSGAFRSYFIDDEGKEHTVQIAVDDWFISDFYSYVTRTPAILFVEALEDSTILQMHYDDIEPLCKEIHSLSEYFRASTERAFAFSRNRALSNLSKTAEERYDEFLNRYPNIIDRVPQYIVASYLGMSAEFLSKIRAKKAGIS
- a CDS encoding SDR family NAD(P)-dependent oxidoreductase, translating into MNNRTWFITGISSGLGKALAKAVIEYGDYVIGTFRRQEQVDEFNKLYQNKAKALLLDITNHHLIEASFNRLKETNTRIDVLVNNAGVGFAGAIEETSTEETRKVFEANFFGALKTTREVLPVMRAQKSGHIIQISSHGGIKAFAGFGIYNASKFALEGFSEALAQETAPLNIKVTMVEPGPFRTEFAGTGLGLAETVIEDYSETAGIFRNKLKGVHGQQEGDPDKAAHAIIDMVNLEHPPLRLPLGRIPLTTIQMKLDSVQKDLDEQRSVAESVVF
- a CDS encoding T9SS C-terminal target domain-containing protein codes for the protein MRKLLLSFGVSLLLFTSGYGQTLSAGDIAIIGVGVDDEEVLLVALTDISSGESVFITDEEWGGSAFNSGEGFYEWVTPSISAGDVFTFATSGVTGVDGGSQGTVTSSAGSFALGNNGDGVFIYQTSTNVYNTGTYTILGFAGESSSNAGTLTGTGLTEGTDAVYFGGDNGIYNGTRTGGDQSSYQALIYSSSNWTTSGSSQTFDDTSFEFSSGSTPAKFAVTTVNNSNSPTADTSFDVVIELQDSDDEATNATQDTSVTLSLATGNGNLGGTLTGTISSGSNSVTISGVTYDTAESGVSITATNTGGSLTAGTSSTFTVLEAATKLVIQNFPTSGATSESISEFTVEIQRADDSVDLNSSASVSIAVNSGSGNLSGTSPVSASSGVATFSDISFDTADDYTVTVTSSGLTSATSSTITISTTVSPSVGSVFITEVADADTDFNAEFIEFYNSGSDAVTLSTADLLMYDNTGTTLETTFDIENFTGSTTIPANGFLIISRGATESEFETEWGTLQSNTNFSEGSSSAFFGTGRRWVLQQSGSAIDSTTNGVGSARDFQFPVGSQTFITGTQSDATPGQLDGEQDISGDAGWRLLSIPKTSATGADISDDGLGAQFTSDTDSATIYTYDDTGSFEAISSDASTLTDGYGLAVYFFDNTDASSTELPITLDVVGTEPSSDVSVTLYNGAANRFTLVGNPFATNYNTNSISATGGDISDNISFWDDASGSYSAEDRTASSGYIISPWQGFWVETSDASVTSISFPTSGKTSSDTTGTSFSKELYNKADISFTLSSENSFDEAIRLAFRGYATEEFDRADATKLIPMAGTYSTMAFKSNDILKAVESLPYDLTEETTINMEQQLVGVSGEFTLDWSGLESIPENWELMFHDYEVGTNVDMRAETSYTFEATSESSEKVNPLSILTGAVAQAQKSKSEDGIRFAITITPNTTSVSNETGDEPIAFELEQNYPNPFNPSTTINYTVASMGKVTLNVYNLMGQKVAELVNATKTAGSYNVSWDASGAASGMYIYRLEAGGQIFTRKMTLIK